A DNA window from Barnesiella intestinihominis YIT 11860 contains the following coding sequences:
- the dnaA gene encoding chromosomal replication initiator protein DnaA codes for MGSEQHVQLWDRCLTIIKDNINEEAFDSLFKPIVSLGFDDNVLTLLVPSHFVIEQIEEHYLNLLKKVLPRIYGASVKLLYRVQIVRQPEATVDLTATTKSTAVKKMQQSMPNLLDPFKQRVYDELDPRLNPIYTFESYYQGASNMLARTAAESIAANPGRNTFNPLFLFGESGVGKTHLIQAIGLRIKENNPASRVLYLSAHDFLVQYTDAVRNNRVNDFISFYQSIDVLLMDDIQEFAGKTQTQNTFFHIFNHLHQSNKQLVLTCDRPPVELVGMVSRLLTRFKWGLTAEVERPDYELRYDILMSKVRRDGLSISEEVIDYIARNVTDNVRDLEGVIVSLMVRSSVLKKEISIDMADQVLAASVKMTQKQITIDSIKEAVCGYYGLETSRLLERTRKREVVVARQMSMYLAKKYTALSLAGIGDVLGKKDHATVLHACKTISEQVGVDKKLRSDLEEIEQRIQG; via the coding sequence ATGGGTTCAGAACAGCATGTTCAGTTGTGGGACCGATGTTTAACAATTATCAAAGACAATATAAACGAAGAGGCTTTCGATAGTTTATTCAAGCCGATAGTCTCTTTGGGGTTTGATGATAATGTGTTGACTTTGCTTGTCCCTTCACATTTCGTTATTGAGCAGATTGAGGAGCATTATCTCAATTTGCTGAAAAAGGTTCTGCCTCGCATATACGGGGCAAGCGTAAAATTGTTGTATCGTGTACAAATCGTTCGTCAGCCGGAAGCTACCGTCGATTTGACCGCTACTACTAAATCGACTGCCGTAAAGAAGATGCAGCAGTCGATGCCCAATCTTTTAGACCCTTTCAAACAACGCGTTTACGATGAGCTCGATCCCCGCCTGAACCCTATCTATACTTTTGAAAGCTATTATCAAGGGGCGAGTAACATGCTGGCACGTACGGCAGCAGAATCTATTGCTGCAAACCCGGGGAGAAACACCTTTAATCCGTTGTTTTTATTCGGTGAGTCGGGGGTTGGAAAAACCCACCTGATTCAAGCGATAGGATTGCGTATTAAAGAGAATAATCCGGCTTCTCGTGTGTTATATTTATCGGCTCATGATTTTTTAGTGCAATATACCGATGCTGTTCGTAATAATCGGGTGAACGATTTTATCAGCTTTTACCAGAGTATAGATGTTCTGTTGATGGACGATATTCAGGAATTTGCCGGGAAGACCCAGACGCAGAATACATTCTTCCATATATTCAATCATTTGCATCAGAGCAATAAGCAATTAGTGCTCACTTGCGACAGACCTCCGGTTGAGTTGGTGGGTATGGTATCGCGCCTGCTGACTCGTTTCAAATGGGGGTTGACGGCCGAGGTCGAACGCCCTGACTATGAATTACGATACGATATCTTGATGAGTAAGGTTCGTCGTGATGGATTGTCTATTTCCGAAGAGGTTATTGACTATATAGCTCGTAATGTCACCGATAATGTGAGAGATTTGGAAGGAGTCATTGTATCGCTTATGGTACGTTCGAGTGTCTTGAAGAAAGAGATTTCGATAGACATGGCCGATCAAGTGTTGGCTGCCAGTGTAAAGATGACTCAAAAACAGATCACCATAGATTCGATAAAAGAGGCTGTTTGCGGATATTATGGACTGGAAACGTCGAGATTGTTGGAGCGTACTCGCAAGAGAGAAGTGGTCGTTGCTCGCCAAATGTCGATGTATTTGGCAAAGAAATATACTGCTCTTTCGTTGGCGGGAATCGGTGATGTGTTAGGGAAAAAAGACCATGCTACGGTTTTGCATGCTTGCAAGACTATATCGGAGCAGGTAGGTGTCGATAAAAAATTGCGCAGCGATTTGGAAGAGATAGAGCAGCGTATTCAAGGATAG
- a CDS encoding nitroreductase family protein: MISSLKERRTIRKYLNKDIDEQLLNELLETAFRAPTTQNMQVYSVVITREQENKEKLAPAHFNQPTVTSAPVVLTFCADFNRFIKWCEQNHAEPGYDNFQSFVTAAIDALLVAQQFCTVAEISGLGCCYLGTTTYNAPQIAEILHLPKFVIPITTLTVGYPADIPAQIERLPIGAILHHEAYQDYTPEAIHRLYFEKENLAENKKYIEENHKENLAQVFTDVRSPRKDNELFSKTFLDFIVKQGFRLPD; encoded by the coding sequence ATGATATCGTCTTTAAAAGAAAGAAGAACCATACGGAAATATCTCAATAAGGATATCGACGAGCAATTACTCAATGAGTTACTCGAAACAGCATTTCGAGCCCCCACGACGCAAAATATGCAAGTTTACAGTGTCGTCATAACCCGAGAACAGGAGAACAAAGAAAAGTTAGCTCCGGCTCATTTCAATCAACCCACTGTAACCAGCGCCCCTGTCGTATTAACTTTTTGTGCCGATTTCAACCGATTTATTAAATGGTGCGAGCAAAACCATGCAGAACCGGGATATGACAATTTCCAATCCTTCGTCACGGCAGCTATCGACGCATTGCTTGTAGCTCAACAGTTTTGTACAGTAGCCGAAATTTCAGGATTGGGTTGCTGTTATCTGGGAACTACCACATATAACGCTCCTCAGATAGCGGAAATATTGCATCTGCCCAAGTTTGTCATTCCTATTACCACTCTTACGGTAGGTTATCCCGCAGATATACCTGCGCAAATAGAACGACTTCCCATCGGAGCGATTCTTCACCACGAAGCATATCAAGACTATACCCCCGAAGCAATACATCGGCTCTACTTCGAAAAAGAGAATTTGGCAGAAAACAAGAAATATATCGAAGAGAATCATAAAGAGAATTTAGCCCAAGTCTTCACAGACGTACGTTCTCCCCGAAAAGACAATGAACTATTTTCAAAAACATTCCTTGACTTCATCGTCAAGCAGGGATTCCGTTTACCTGATTGA
- a CDS encoding adenosylcobalamin-dependent ribonucleoside-diphosphate reductase yields the protein MEPIVYTYDEAYQASLEYFKGDELAARVWVNKYALKDSYGNIYEKTPDDMHWRIANEIARIEQKYPNPLSAQELFDLMKGFRYIVPQGSPMSGIGNNYQVGSLSNCFVIGLDGAPDSYGGIIKIDEEQVQLMKRRGGVGHDLSHIRPKGSPVKNSALTSTGLVPFMERYSNSTREVAQDGRRGALMLSVSIKHPDSESFIDAKMVEGRVTGANVSVKIHDDFMEAAIAGKAYRQQYPIDSDDPKVTKEVDAQAIWKKIVHNAWKSAEPGVLFWDTIIRESVPDCYADLGFKTVSTNPCGEIPLCPYDSCRLLAINLYSYVVNPFTKEAYFDFDLFRKHVGLAQRMMDDIIDLEMEKIDKIIEKIKSDPETDEVKCTELNLWYKIQKRTLQGRRTGVGTTAEGDMIAALGLRYGTEEATDFSEKVHRSLALAAYRSSVSMAKERGAFSIFDAGREVDNPFINRLKKEDEELYRDMCKYGRRNIACLTIAPTGTTSLMTQTTSGIEPVFMPVYRRRRKVNPNDPEVRIDYVDETGDAFEEYVVYHHKFITWMQVNGIEVKENYTQEEVDALVARSPYYKATANDIDWLQKVRMQGRIQRWVDHSISVTINLPSDVSEEMVGQLYVEAWRSGCKGCTVYRDGSRSGVLISAKKEEKKPVAAINEPAETLVRPIELEADVVRFQNNKEKWIAFVGLKDGKPYEIFTGLADDDDGIFCPKNVVKGKIVKAVNEDGTKRYDFQFSNKRGYKTTIEGLSDKFNPEYWNYAKLISGVLRYGMPIPQVLKLVSSLELDSQSINSWKNGVERALKKYLPNGTKANGQTCPHCGNETLIYQEGCLICTSCGTSKCG from the coding sequence GTGGAACCAATTGTTTATACTTACGACGAAGCATATCAGGCCTCGTTGGAGTATTTTAAAGGTGATGAGCTGGCGGCCCGTGTGTGGGTTAACAAGTATGCTCTAAAAGATTCGTATGGGAATATTTATGAAAAGACTCCCGACGATATGCATTGGCGTATCGCTAATGAAATTGCTCGTATAGAGCAAAAATATCCTAATCCTCTTTCGGCACAGGAACTGTTCGATTTAATGAAAGGTTTCCGTTATATCGTACCGCAGGGAAGTCCTATGAGCGGTATTGGAAACAATTATCAGGTAGGGTCGTTGTCCAACTGTTTTGTAATCGGTCTCGACGGAGCACCGGATTCCTATGGAGGGATTATAAAAATCGACGAAGAGCAAGTTCAATTAATGAAACGTCGGGGAGGAGTCGGTCACGATTTGTCTCATATTCGGCCCAAAGGGTCTCCGGTAAAAAACTCGGCTTTGACTTCTACGGGTTTGGTTCCGTTTATGGAACGCTATTCCAATTCCACGCGTGAAGTTGCTCAGGACGGTCGTAGAGGAGCTTTAATGTTATCGGTTTCTATTAAGCATCCCGATTCGGAATCGTTTATTGATGCCAAAATGGTCGAAGGACGGGTGACAGGAGCTAATGTGTCGGTGAAAATTCACGATGATTTTATGGAGGCTGCCATTGCCGGAAAAGCTTATCGGCAACAATATCCCATCGATTCCGACGATCCGAAAGTAACGAAAGAGGTCGATGCGCAGGCTATTTGGAAAAAGATAGTACATAATGCTTGGAAGTCGGCCGAACCCGGAGTTCTATTTTGGGATACCATTATCAGAGAGTCTGTTCCCGACTGTTATGCCGACTTAGGTTTCAAAACAGTGTCGACCAATCCTTGTGGAGAAATACCCTTGTGTCCTTATGATAGTTGCCGTCTGTTAGCGATAAACTTGTACTCCTATGTGGTCAATCCTTTTACGAAAGAAGCTTATTTCGATTTCGATTTGTTCCGTAAACACGTAGGATTGGCTCAGCGAATGATGGACGATATCATCGATCTCGAAATGGAGAAAATCGATAAGATCATAGAGAAAATCAAATCCGATCCCGAGACCGACGAGGTAAAATGTACAGAGCTTAACTTGTGGTACAAGATTCAAAAACGCACTTTGCAAGGGCGTCGTACCGGCGTGGGCACAACTGCCGAGGGCGATATGATTGCCGCGTTAGGACTTCGTTATGGAACCGAAGAGGCTACCGATTTTTCTGAGAAAGTACATCGTTCGTTGGCACTTGCGGCTTATCGTTCGTCGGTTTCGATGGCAAAAGAGCGTGGGGCTTTCTCGATTTTCGATGCCGGTAGGGAAGTCGATAACCCGTTTATCAATCGGTTGAAAAAGGAAGACGAGGAACTATATCGGGATATGTGCAAGTACGGGCGTCGGAATATTGCCTGTCTGACTATCGCACCCACGGGAACAACGAGCTTGATGACACAAACTACATCGGGAATCGAACCGGTATTTATGCCTGTTTATCGCCGTCGCCGTAAAGTGAACCCCAATGATCCTGAGGTTCGTATCGACTATGTCGATGAGACGGGAGATGCTTTTGAAGAGTACGTGGTTTATCATCACAAATTCATCACTTGGATGCAGGTGAATGGTATCGAAGTGAAAGAGAACTATACACAGGAAGAAGTCGATGCGTTGGTGGCTCGTTCGCCTTATTATAAAGCTACGGCTAACGATATCGACTGGTTGCAGAAAGTTCGTATGCAAGGCCGCATTCAAAGGTGGGTGGACCACTCGATTAGCGTGACGATCAATTTACCTTCCGATGTCAGTGAAGAGATGGTGGGTCAGCTATATGTAGAGGCATGGCGTTCTGGCTGTAAGGGGTGTACCGTTTATCGCGATGGTTCCCGGTCGGGAGTTCTCATCTCTGCCAAGAAGGAGGAGAAGAAACCCGTTGCGGCTATCAATGAACCGGCCGAGACATTGGTCCGTCCTATCGAGTTGGAGGCAGACGTGGTTCGTTTCCAGAATAATAAAGAAAAATGGATTGCCTTTGTCGGTTTGAAAGACGGAAAACCGTACGAGATCTTTACCGGTTTGGCCGATGACGATGACGGTATTTTTTGTCCGAAGAATGTGGTCAAGGGAAAAATTGTGAAAGCTGTGAATGAAGATGGTACGAAGCGGTACGACTTCCAGTTCTCCAATAAGCGTGGTTACAAGACTACTATCGAGGGGTTGTCCGATAAATTCAATCCGGAATATTGGAATTATGCCAAGCTGATATCGGGGGTTCTCCGGTACGGAATGCCTATTCCGCAGGTATTGAAATTGGTTTCGAGCCTTGAATTGGATAGTCAGTCTATCAACAGTTGGAAAAACGGGGTCGAGCGAGCTTTGAAGAAATATCTGCCCAATGGGACTAAGGCTAACGGGCAGACTTGTCCTCATTGCGGAAATGAGACGCTCATTTATCAAGAAGGCTGTCTCATTTGTACGTCGTGCGGAACTTCCAAATGTGGATAA
- a CDS encoding 4-alpha-glucanotransferase, whose product MKITFEIYYHTRWGESLFLSGDIDELGANEDNRAVMMDYQGDGLWKYTMELPASAKKFHYEYLVKSGEGIRREWGSPHSFSPGKNAAEYRLVDRWRDVPADLPFYSSAFIQGIFFRQHADSVVETIEPGTLTVKVDASQLRPDERLVMVGDCPELGDWDVLKAPLLNDSAFPEWQITLDGKQLKFPFEYKFVIVRTHQREVVAWETGENRICREKPQNPSEAVVVSGLRFNGSESQWRGAGTAIPVFSLRTDYGFGIGEFIDLKYLVDWALRTGQSFIQLLPVNDTTMSGTWQDSYPYNANSTFALHPQYLRLSEVGYLNDEVEQVRFDALREELNRLPDVDYERVNRAKMEYLRLLFEEQGEATLSSDGFKAFFRDNSFWLRPYAAFCSLRDRFGTANFSCWEEHSFYDESAIADYCAVWSPWYKSVALYYYIQYHLHVQLSEVKEYAHRAGVVLKGDIPIGISRTSVDAWVNPQLFHMDSQAGAPPDDFSIEGQNWGFPTYNWEVMARDGYAWWKARLRKMSEYFDAYRIDHILGFFRIWEIPFNAVHGLLGHFNPALPFSPEELQGYGFRFDASWQTVPYIREDFLDEIFGAYTGEVKERFLVHKGDGRWDLNVLVDTQRKIVGYFSGASDDMSILIRDGLMRLIDDVLFLEDPDRPGYYHPRISAQHTHVYHSLDEDQKSCFNRLYDDFYYHRHDVFWKDEALRKLPALISSTDMLVCGEDLGMIPHCVPEVMERLQILSLEIQRMPKESWREFGDTWAYPYRSVCTTSTHDMSGIRAWWEEDRARTQRFFNEILGEQGEAPYFCEPWICERIVELNLFSPSMLAILPLQDWLSIDGRLRRENPQEERINIPAHSRHYWRYRMHLSIEQLLEEGVFNTRLRELIERSGR is encoded by the coding sequence ATGAAAATAACATTCGAGATATATTATCATACTCGATGGGGCGAAAGTTTATTTCTCTCCGGGGACATAGATGAGCTTGGTGCAAATGAAGATAATCGGGCTGTTATGATGGATTATCAAGGTGATGGGCTATGGAAATATACAATGGAACTTCCGGCCTCTGCAAAGAAATTCCATTATGAATATCTGGTAAAGTCCGGGGAGGGAATCCGTCGGGAGTGGGGGAGTCCTCATAGTTTCTCTCCGGGGAAGAATGCCGCGGAATATCGTTTGGTCGATCGATGGCGCGATGTCCCTGCCGATTTGCCTTTTTATTCATCGGCATTCATTCAAGGTATATTCTTTCGACAACACGCCGATTCTGTCGTAGAAACGATAGAACCGGGGACGCTCACCGTTAAGGTTGACGCGTCGCAACTAAGGCCCGATGAGAGGCTCGTTATGGTCGGCGACTGTCCAGAATTGGGCGATTGGGACGTTTTAAAAGCCCCGTTATTGAATGATTCTGCTTTTCCGGAGTGGCAGATAACCCTCGATGGGAAACAACTGAAATTCCCGTTTGAGTATAAGTTCGTTATCGTGCGTACCCATCAACGGGAAGTTGTTGCTTGGGAGACGGGAGAGAACCGTATTTGCCGGGAGAAACCGCAAAATCCTTCTGAGGCCGTGGTGGTTTCGGGACTTCGCTTCAACGGTTCCGAATCGCAGTGGAGGGGAGCCGGGACGGCGATTCCGGTATTTTCTCTCCGTACGGATTATGGGTTCGGCATAGGGGAGTTTATCGATTTGAAATATTTGGTAGATTGGGCGTTAAGAACAGGACAGTCGTTTATACAGCTACTCCCGGTGAATGATACGACGATGTCGGGTACATGGCAAGACTCCTATCCCTATAATGCCAACTCTACTTTTGCTTTGCATCCGCAGTACCTTCGGTTATCCGAAGTCGGGTATTTGAACGACGAGGTGGAGCAAGTCCGCTTCGATGCGTTGCGAGAAGAATTGAACCGGTTGCCCGATGTCGATTACGAGCGGGTGAACCGTGCGAAGATGGAATATTTGAGACTTTTGTTCGAGGAGCAGGGCGAGGCTACGCTATCGAGCGACGGATTCAAAGCCTTTTTTCGGGATAATAGCTTTTGGTTACGTCCTTACGCAGCATTTTGCAGTTTGAGAGACCGATTTGGAACTGCCAATTTTAGCTGTTGGGAAGAACATTCGTTTTACGATGAATCGGCCATTGCCGACTATTGTGCCGTGTGGAGTCCGTGGTATAAATCGGTCGCATTGTATTATTATATTCAGTATCATTTGCATGTTCAATTATCCGAAGTCAAGGAGTATGCCCATCGGGCAGGAGTGGTTTTGAAAGGCGATATTCCCATAGGAATCAGTCGTACCAGTGTCGATGCGTGGGTCAATCCGCAACTCTTTCACATGGATAGTCAGGCAGGGGCGCCACCCGACGATTTCTCGATAGAAGGCCAGAACTGGGGATTTCCCACGTATAATTGGGAGGTCATGGCTCGTGATGGATATGCGTGGTGGAAAGCCCGGTTGCGCAAGATGTCGGAGTATTTCGATGCTTACCGGATTGATCATATTTTGGGCTTTTTCAGAATTTGGGAAATTCCGTTCAATGCCGTTCATGGTCTGCTGGGACACTTTAATCCGGCGTTACCGTTCTCTCCAGAAGAGTTGCAGGGATACGGATTCCGTTTTGATGCTTCGTGGCAAACGGTTCCTTATATTCGGGAAGATTTTTTGGACGAGATTTTCGGTGCATATACCGGAGAAGTGAAAGAGCGGTTCTTGGTACATAAGGGAGATGGACGATGGGATTTGAATGTCTTGGTTGATACTCAGCGTAAGATAGTCGGATATTTCTCCGGGGCGAGTGACGATATGAGTATTTTGATAAGAGACGGGTTGATGCGGCTTATCGACGATGTCCTTTTCCTCGAAGATCCCGATCGTCCGGGGTATTATCACCCACGTATCTCGGCTCAGCATACACATGTTTATCATAGCCTCGATGAAGATCAGAAGTCTTGTTTCAATCGTTTGTATGACGATTTTTATTACCATCGTCACGATGTTTTTTGGAAAGACGAGGCGTTGCGGAAGTTACCTGCTCTCATCTCGTCGACCGACATGCTGGTCTGTGGCGAAGATTTGGGAATGATCCCGCACTGCGTTCCCGAAGTGATGGAGCGTTTACAGATACTCTCGTTGGAAATCCAACGAATGCCTAAGGAGTCTTGGCGTGAATTTGGGGATACATGGGCTTATCCCTATCGATCGGTATGTACGACCTCGACTCACGATATGTCGGGAATAAGGGCATGGTGGGAAGAGGATAGAGCTCGAACACAACGATTTTTCAATGAAATTCTCGGCGAACAGGGCGAGGCTCCTTATTTCTGTGAACCGTGGATTTGCGAGAGGATAGTCGAGTTGAATCTCTTTTCTCCTTCGATGCTTGCTATTTTACCGTTACAGGATTGGCTGTCGATAGACGGGCGGTTACGTCGGGAAAATCCGCAGGAGGAGCGGATAAATATACCGGCTCATTCCCGTCACTATTGGCGATACCGCATGCACTTGTCGATAGAACAGCTTTTGGAAGAAGGGGTATTTAATACCCGCCTTCGGGAATTGATTGAACGTAGCGGGAGATAG
- the cysK gene encoding cysteine synthase A, with the protein MKKIAKSLTDLIGNTPLLELSNYNKKHELNGILVAKLEYFNPAGSVKDRIALSMIEEAEQKGLLKSHATIIEPTSGNTGVGLAFVSAARGYRLILTMPDTMSMERRNLLKALGAQLILTPGSEGMAGAIQKAKELNEEIEGSIILQQFENPANPAIHAKTTSEEIWRDTEGKIDIFVAGVGTGGTISGVGTGLKKHNPAIKIVAVEPKDSPVLSGGKAGSHKIQGIGAGFVPKTFDASVVDQIIPVSNDDAIRTSRELTAAEGLLVGISSGAAVFAATRLAQLPENKGKTIVVLLPDTGERYLSTVLYDFEGYAL; encoded by the coding sequence ATGAAGAAAATAGCCAAAAGTCTAACCGACTTGATAGGGAATACCCCTCTATTGGAACTCTCGAATTACAATAAAAAACACGAGTTGAACGGAATACTGGTCGCTAAACTGGAATACTTCAATCCGGCCGGGAGTGTAAAAGACCGTATCGCTTTATCTATGATAGAAGAGGCCGAACAAAAAGGGCTGTTGAAATCTCATGCCACAATTATAGAACCCACAAGCGGAAATACAGGTGTAGGTCTCGCATTCGTTTCGGCAGCAAGAGGCTATCGGCTCATACTGACCATGCCCGATACGATGAGCATGGAAAGGCGCAATCTGCTCAAAGCATTGGGAGCACAGTTAATCCTTACTCCCGGTAGTGAAGGTATGGCAGGAGCCATTCAAAAGGCGAAAGAACTGAATGAAGAGATAGAGGGAAGCATCATTCTGCAACAATTCGAAAACCCTGCCAATCCCGCCATTCATGCGAAAACAACGTCCGAAGAAATATGGAGAGACACCGAAGGCAAAATCGATATATTCGTCGCCGGAGTAGGTACAGGAGGAACCATCAGCGGCGTAGGAACCGGACTAAAAAAACACAACCCTGCTATAAAAATCGTAGCCGTAGAACCGAAAGACTCGCCGGTTCTATCGGGAGGTAAAGCCGGATCCCATAAAATACAGGGCATCGGCGCCGGGTTCGTTCCCAAGACATTCGATGCTTCCGTAGTCGATCAAATAATCCCCGTAAGCAACGACGATGCCATTCGCACCAGTAGAGAACTGACAGCGGCAGAGGGTCTATTAGTAGGTATCTCCTCCGGAGCAGCTGTTTTCGCAGCTACCCGATTGGCTCAATTACCCGAAAACAAAGGCAAAACAATCGTCGTACTTTTACCCGATACGGGAGAACGTTATCTGTCGACAGTGCTATACGATTTCGAGGGATATGCCTTGTAA
- a CDS encoding SLC45 family MFS transporter, translating into MRVKPDLSFRRLWDISFGFFGVQIAYALQSANISRIFATLGADPHNLSYFWILPPLAGIIVQPIVGALSDRTWNRFGRRIPYLIAGSAIAVAVMCLLPNAASFKGYIHAMWFGLIALMMLDTSINMAMQPFKMLVGDMVNERQKGLAYSIQSFLSNAGSLVGYLFPILFTYIGISNIAAPGVIPDSVIFSFYGGAAILILCTLYSSIRVKEMPPAEFQKFHQISDKELTEKNNFISLLRHAPKVFWTVGLVQFFCWSAFMYMWTYSTGAIADNVWHSTDPASPGYQSAGNWTGVLFAIQAIGSVCWAPLLPLIKNRKAAYSLSLLIGGAGFTLVPFIHNAYLMFLPFFLIGCAWAAILALPFTILTNSISGKNMGAYLGLFNGTICVPQILAALVGGSLLRWLGGSQPVMLGISGILLFAGALCVFAIKETFVHESETERIEKGD; encoded by the coding sequence ATGAGAGTAAAACCCGATTTAAGTTTCCGAAGGCTATGGGATATTAGTTTCGGATTCTTCGGCGTTCAGATAGCCTATGCTCTTCAAAGCGCCAACATTAGCCGGATATTCGCCACCTTAGGGGCCGATCCGCATAATTTAAGTTATTTCTGGATACTTCCTCCGTTAGCGGGAATTATCGTACAACCTATCGTAGGCGCATTGAGCGACCGCACTTGGAATCGTTTCGGACGACGTATTCCATACCTTATCGCCGGCTCGGCCATTGCCGTAGCAGTCATGTGCCTATTGCCTAATGCCGCTTCATTCAAGGGATATATCCATGCAATGTGGTTCGGGTTAATAGCCCTCATGATGTTGGACACATCTATCAATATGGCCATGCAACCTTTCAAAATGTTGGTAGGCGATATGGTCAACGAACGGCAAAAAGGACTCGCTTACTCCATACAAAGTTTCCTTTCCAATGCCGGAAGTTTAGTCGGCTACTTGTTCCCTATCCTGTTCACCTATATCGGTATCAGCAATATCGCAGCCCCCGGAGTTATCCCCGATTCGGTAATTTTCTCTTTCTACGGAGGGGCAGCCATATTGATACTGTGTACCCTCTATTCTTCGATACGGGTGAAAGAAATGCCACCTGCGGAATTCCAAAAATTTCACCAAATTTCGGACAAAGAACTGACAGAGAAGAATAATTTCATATCCCTACTGCGCCACGCTCCGAAAGTTTTCTGGACGGTCGGTCTCGTTCAGTTTTTCTGTTGGTCGGCTTTCATGTATATGTGGACCTATTCCACAGGAGCCATCGCCGACAACGTCTGGCACTCGACCGATCCGGCTTCTCCCGGCTACCAATCAGCCGGGAACTGGACGGGCGTATTATTCGCCATACAAGCCATAGGCTCGGTATGTTGGGCCCCGCTTCTCCCCTTGATAAAAAACAGAAAAGCGGCATATAGCCTCAGCCTACTTATCGGCGGAGCCGGTTTCACACTGGTTCCTTTCATTCACAATGCCTATCTGATGTTCCTGCCTTTCTTCCTCATTGGTTGTGCTTGGGCAGCCATATTGGCTCTACCCTTCACGATCCTCACCAATTCCATCTCGGGGAAAAACATGGGAGCCTATTTAGGACTGTTCAACGGCACGATCTGTGTTCCCCAAATTCTCGCGGCCTTAGTAGGTGGTTCTCTGCTACGATGGTTAGGCGGTAGCCAGCCCGTCATGTTGGGGATTTCGGGTATTCTGTTATTCGCGGGAGCTTTGTGCGTATTTGCAATCAAAGAAACATTCGTACATGAAAGTGAGACAGAACGTATCGAAAAGGGAGATTAA
- the nfo gene encoding deoxyribonuclease IV gives MKFIGAHVSAAGGVENAPVNAHAIGAKAFALFTKNQRQWQSPPLSDKSIELFKENCEKYGFSPQYILPHDSYLINLGHPQEEGLTKSRVAFLDEMRRCEQLGLKLLNFHPGSHLKEISTDECLARIAQSINLALEKTDGVTAVIENTAGQGSNVGFKFEHLAVIIDWIEDKSRVGVCIDSCHAFAGGYDLATAEGYDATWREFDRIIGFEYLRGMHLNDAKKGLDSRVDRHDSLGAGVLGMGFFERLMQDKRFDNIPLILETPNENLWPQEIEKLYGMTFPE, from the coding sequence ATGAAATTTATAGGAGCCCACGTAAGTGCTGCGGGCGGTGTAGAAAACGCTCCGGTAAACGCACATGCCATAGGGGCCAAAGCCTTCGCCTTGTTCACAAAAAATCAAAGGCAATGGCAATCGCCTCCGTTATCGGACAAAAGCATAGAACTGTTCAAGGAGAATTGCGAAAAATACGGATTCTCACCCCAATATATACTACCGCATGACAGCTACCTAATCAACCTCGGACATCCTCAGGAAGAAGGGCTGACCAAATCTCGGGTGGCTTTTCTGGACGAAATGCGACGTTGCGAACAGCTGGGATTGAAACTATTGAATTTCCACCCCGGCAGTCACTTGAAAGAGATTTCGACCGACGAGTGTCTAGCCCGTATCGCCCAATCGATCAATTTGGCTCTCGAAAAGACCGATGGGGTTACCGCCGTTATAGAAAACACGGCCGGGCAAGGCAGTAACGTAGGATTCAAGTTCGAGCATTTAGCGGTTATCATCGACTGGATAGAGGACAAAAGTCGTGTAGGAGTCTGCATAGATTCCTGCCATGCTTTTGCCGGAGGTTACGATTTGGCGACAGCCGAAGGATATGATGCGACTTGGCGGGAATTCGACCGGATTATCGGATTCGAATACTTGCGAGGAATGCACCTGAACGATGCTAAAAAAGGACTCGACTCCCGTGTAGACCGTCACGACAGTTTAGGCGCAGGCGTATTGGGTATGGGGTTCTTTGAACGATTAATGCAAGATAAGCGTTTTGATAACATACCGTTGATTCTCGAAACTCCGAATGAGAACCTTTGGCCTCAGGAAATAGAGAAACTGTATGGCATGACCTTCCCGGAATAA